From Pyrenophora tritici-repentis strain M4 chromosome 1, whole genome shotgun sequence, the proteins below share one genomic window:
- a CDS encoding CinA, nucleotide-utilizing enzyme related to molybdopterin-biosynthesis enzyme MoeA, producing the protein MASAQQKSLINTAACLIIGDEVLGGKTVDTNSAYFAKFCFSLGINLRRIEVIADDEGEIVEAVQRMSKNYDMVVTSGGIGPTHDDITYQSIAKAFDLPLKLHDAAFQRMKRLSKPHKSQPDFDWNVDSPARTAKMRMVQLPIDDAVPDEDQVVFVNEALWVPVSVVNGNVHILPGVPRLFESLLDGLKPRILPRLTDPEGKGVLRILISTPMAESAVAGYLTELAAKAEPKGVKIGSYPRWGKDHNTVTLVGRDREYMESLVPEVVKAVQGKRVYVEGEDDSNTSDKES; encoded by the exons ATGGCTTCAGCACAACAAAAGAGCTTGATCAATACGGCGGCATGCCTGATCATCGGAGACGAAGTGCTTGGGGGAAAG ACAGTCGATACGAACTCG GCATACTTTGCCAAATTCTGCTTCTCATTGGGCATCAACTTGCGGCGCATAGAAGTCATTGCCGACGATGAAGGCGAGATTGTCGAAGCTGTGCAACGCATGTCGAAAAACTACGACATGGTGGTTACCAGTGGCGGGATTGGACCGAC TCACGACGACATCACGTACCAGTCGATAGCCAAGGCGTTTGACCTGCCATTGAAGCTACATGACGCGGCTTTTCAGCGGATGAAGCGCTTGTCCAAGCCCCACAAGTCTCAGCCTGACTTTGACTGGAACGTGGACTCTCCTGCGCGTACAGCAAAGATGCGCATGGTGCAACTACCAATTGACGACGCCGTACCTGACGAAGACCAGGTCGTGTTTGTCAACGAAGCGCTGTGGGTGCCGGTTAGCGTGGTGAATGGCAACGTTCACATCCTGCCCGGGGTGCCTCGGCTGTTTGAATCGTTACTGGATGGACTGAAGCCCCGCATCCTGCCCAGGTTGACGGATCCAGAGGGCAAAGGTGTACTGCGCATTCTCATCTCGACGCCAATGGCGGAGAGCGCCGTTGCCGGCTATTTGACGGAGCTGGCGGCCAAGGCTGAGCCCAAGGGAGTCAAGATTGGTAGCTATCCACGATGGGGCAAGGATCACAATACTGTGACGCTTGTTGGCCGCGATCGTGAATATATGGAGAGTCTTGTGCCTGAAGTGGTAAAGGCTGTTCAGGGGAAGCGCGTATATGTAGAAGGCGAGGATGACAGTAATACGTCTGACAAGGAGTCGTAG
- a CDS encoding GTPase SAR1 and related small G protein: MASKFLREYKLVVVGGGGVGKSCLTIQLIQSHFVDEYDPTIEDSYRKQCVIDDEVALLDVLDTAGQEEYSAMREQYMRTGEGFLLVYSITDRQSFEEIMTFQQQILRVKDKDYFPMIVVGNKCDLDGERQVSTQEGQTLARNFGCKFIETSAKSRINVDNAFYDIVREIRRYNKEMSSYTGAPGSNGNGPQKTTFDTDDQAEKKGCCCVVM, translated from the exons ATGGCATCAAAG TTTCTCCGAGAATATAAGCTGGTGGTCGTCGGCGGTGGTGGAGTCGGAAAGTCGTGTCTGACCATCCAGCTGATCCAGAGCCACTTCGTTGATGAGTACGACCCGACGATTGAGG ACTCGTACCGCAAGCAGTGTGTCATCGATGACGAAGTCGCCCTGCTCGATGTTCTCGACACAGCCGGCCAGGAGGAGTACTCTGCCATGCGCGAGCAGTACATGCGCACAGGAGAGGGCTTCCTCCTCGTCTACTCGATAACCGACAGGCAGAGCTTCGAGGAGATTATGACATTCCAGCAGCAAATCCTAAGAGTAAAGGACAAGGACTACTTCCCCATGATCGTCGTCGGCAACAAGTGCGATCTCGACGGCGAGAGGCAAGTTTCGACACAAG AGGGCCAAACCTTGGCGCGGAACTTTGGCTGCAAGTTCATCGAAACATCAGCGAAATCGCGCATCAACGTGGACAACGCTTTTTACGACATCGTTCGCGAAATCCGCAGATATAACAAGGAAATGTCATCATACACAGGCGCCCCTGGCTCAAACGGCAACGGCCCTCAAAAGACGACGTTTGATACGGATGACCAGGCGGAGAAGAAGGGATGCTGCTGCGTAGTAATGTAA